In Pseudomonas glycinae, the DNA window CTGCCGCGACCATCGGCGCCGTGGCGTCGCTGGCACCGACGTTGGGCCCGGTGATCGGCGGCTGGATCACCGACATTTCGTCCTGGCACTGGCTGTTCTACATCAATCTGGTACCGGGGATTTTCGTCGCCGTGGCGGTGCCGATGCTGGTGAAGATCGACCAGCCGGAACTGTCGCTGCTCAAGGGCGCGGACTATTTGAGCATGGTGTTTCTGGCGCTGTTTCTCGGCTGCCTGGAATACACCCTCGAAGAAGGCCCGCGCTGGAACTGGTTCAGCGACCAGACGATCCTGACCACCGCATGGATCAGTGGCCTCGCTGGCCTGGCCTTCATCGGCCGCACGCTGCACGTGGCCAATCCGATCGTCGACCTGCGCGCGCTCAAGGATCGCAATTTCGCCCTCGGCTGCTTCTTTTCCTTCGTCACCGGGATCGGCCTGTTCGCGACGATTTACCTGACGCCGCTGTTTCTCGGCCGGGTGCGCGGCTACGGCGCGCTGGACATTGGTCTGGCAGTTTTCTCCACCGGGGTGTTCCAGATCATGGCGATTCCGCTGTACGCCTTTCTCGCCAACCGCATCGATCTGCGCTGGATCATGATGGCGGGCCTGGCGTTGTTCGCCTTGTCGATGTGGGAATTCAGTCCGATCACCCACGACTGGGGCGCCGGAGAATTGCTGCTGCCACAAGCCCTGCGCGGGATTGCCCAGCAACTGGCGGTGCCGCCGGCGGTGACATTGACTTTAGGGGGCTTGGCACCCGCGCGGCTGAAACATGCGTCGGGCCTGTTCAACCTGATGCG includes these proteins:
- a CDS encoding DHA2 family efflux MFS transporter permease subunit, with amino-acid sequence MSTALTASAQPFNAANMATATKVFAFATMCIGMFIALLDIQIVSASLRDIGGGLSAGTDETAWVQTSYLIAEIIVIPLSGWLSRVFSTRWLFCASAVGFTLASLLCGIAWNIQSMIAFRALQGFLGGSMIPLVFTTAFFFFTGKQRVIAAATIGAVASLAPTLGPVIGGWITDISSWHWLFYINLVPGIFVAVAVPMLVKIDQPELSLLKGADYLSMVFLALFLGCLEYTLEEGPRWNWFSDQTILTTAWISGLAGLAFIGRTLHVANPIVDLRALKDRNFALGCFFSFVTGIGLFATIYLTPLFLGRVRGYGALDIGLAVFSTGVFQIMAIPLYAFLANRIDLRWIMMAGLALFALSMWEFSPITHDWGAGELLLPQALRGIAQQLAVPPAVTLTLGGLAPARLKHASGLFNLMRNLGGAIGIAACATILNDRTNLHFTRLAEHLNSSNEAVHQWLAQVGGNFAALGQSGDVGLTASLRQLWLLTYREAQTQTYGDTFLMIMVCFGIATAMVPLMRKVQPPAAPSADAH